CCTGGGGGTGTCGTACACGATACAACCCTCTCGGAAGGCAAAGCAGCTTCCCTGGGACCAGGCCATGATTCGACGTTTGTCGATCATCCTGGCCGCATAGCGGATATCCAGCGCGTCTTTGAACGTTTCGGGAATACAGAAGGTCCAATCTTTGGCGTAGCTGTCCACGAAATGAGCCAGAAAAGCGTCATATAGCCGGCTGTGAGAGGTTTGGGTCAAGAGCGTGTCCAGAACATCGAGGGGAGACGGGGATGTCGTGGGGGTGGGGATGTCCGTCATTGCAGCGGCTCCTTAGAGGTCCGTGTCGAAATCCGCTTTGGGTTCATTGACTGCAGTATATCCAGGATAGGCCGAAGGCTCGGCAAGGTTGGAGGCGCTTTTCGACGATCGGGTCTTGCCCATGGCAATGGCCTCGATGCCGACGGCGATCTTTTCTGGCGCGACGCCGAGTTCCATTTGCAACCGTTTGTAGGTGAGCATTTCCCGCTGGGCCGGCGACAGTTTGTCATTGTGCTCTTCGGGAGGAAGAGCCTGTTTTGCTGCCTTTTCCTGGCTGGCCAACATTTCGCCTTGGCCCGTGAGAAGCCAGTTCGGATTAATTTCAGGGTATTTTTGGAGGATTTCATAAAGCATTGAAACCCTTATCTTATATTGCCCAGTCGGTCTCAAGTATGCCTGGAACGTACTTTGCTTCTGGTTAATAGATTGAGCAAAGCGCGTAACATTGCCATCCATAAAATGCTCAATAATCAGCTTGAGTCTCTTGTAAATATTTGTATCCACTGACATTTCTTTCGTTTTGATTGATAATTGAAAACGCTTGTTAAAAATCGAGTTTTCAATTAAACGAAAAAACAAGCGTACAGTAACGCAGTAGTAACACGACTTCCCTCATTCAAGACGGTCTTGTATCCTGTCCCGGCGTCCTCTTTTGCACGGTGAACGCCATGGGTACGAACCGTTATTCGGGAAGCGAAAAGTCCAGCCTTTCAAGAGGTTTTTGCATGTCGAAATTAAGCGAACTCATACGCAACAAAACAACCGACCGTCAAGTCAGGCTGCGCTCGTTTCTGGTGTCGCGTGGCGTCAAAGTGAAGGCATTGGCTGAAGCACGGGGACTTTCTCCCGGAGCGATGGGTGATGTGTTGTCGGGGCGACGGCCGAAACGAGAGCATATCGACTGGCTTCGAGAGCAAGGGATTCCGGATGATCTGCTGCCGACGCCGGCAGATCCCCAACGACGTGGTCGCAAGCCGACGAAGTCCGCAGACTAATCGAAACCCATATACGCTTGGCATGATATCGTCGATATCGCGTTGTTGTGGCGTATACTACGCTAATATTTGGGGAGGTATTGCATGACACGGTATGTCTATCCGTCTCTGTCGCCGATTTTGCACCATCTGGTGATGCGTGCGCCATCAGGAATCGGCGCGCAACGTATCGCCAGTATGATGGGGTGGAAATATGCCACGATGATGAGTGAATTGTCCGGACAGCCCGGCCATAAATGCGGAGTGGAACGGCTGCTGCCGATTATGGATGTCACGGACTCGGATGAGCCGTTGCATTTTCTTGCCCATGAACGGGGCGGGGTGTTCGTGAAGCTGCCCACGTACAGCGAAGACGAAAGCCCGATTCAACAGCAATGCCTCGTGGCGGTGAAAGAATTTGGAGAGCTTATTGCCACCTGCGCCGAGGCGTTGGCCGATATGAAGCTGGAGAAGGACGAGCGTGACCGCATTACCCGCGAAGGGCACGAGGCGGTGACGGCGATTATGGGGTTACTCAAACTTGTGGAGGACGTGTGATGTATGGTCAAGACACCGGACAAGGCGTGATCACCATAGAACCCGTCCATAATGGCGTGTTGCTCGATACGGGCGGGCGTCGCATGGTGTATGAACTACGACCGGGACAACGAACCAAGGCGGTTCATGATCTGCTCGCCGCCGTTGCCACTGAATTGGCGACCGGTATCGAGGTGCGTATCGAGGTGCGCGATATGCGGGGTG
This DNA window, taken from Desulfovibrio inopinatus DSM 10711, encodes the following:
- a CDS encoding phage regulatory CII family protein; its protein translation is MTRYVYPSLSPILHHLVMRAPSGIGAQRIASMMGWKYATMMSELSGQPGHKCGVERLLPIMDVTDSDEPLHFLAHERGGVFVKLPTYSEDESPIQQQCLVAVKEFGELIATCAEALADMKLEKDERDRITREGHEAVTAIMGLLKLVEDV